One window from the genome of Pedobacter schmidteae encodes:
- a CDS encoding bifunctional 3,4-dihydroxy-2-butanone-4-phosphate synthase/GTP cyclohydrolase II, giving the protein MEIKLDAIEDAIADIKAGKVIIVVDDEDRENEGDFLTAAENATPEVINFMATYGRGLICAPLTEQRCDELGLEPMVGKNTAAYETNFTVSVDLQGYGCTTGISASDRSKTIQALIDPKIDPAELGRPGHIFPLRSKDGGVLRRSGHTEATVDLARLAGMQPAGVLVEILKEDGEMARLPDLIKIAERHQLRIISIKDLIAYRLSKESLIKEEVTVSLPTQWGDFNMTAYTQIDNNATHLAISKGKWSPDEPVLARVHSSCVTGDIFGSCRCDCGPQLHKALEMINREGKGVVVYMNQEGRGIGLINKLRSYNLQDAGFDTVEANIKLGFKGDERDYGVGAQILRAQGVTKMRLMSNNPTKRAGLIGYGLEIVENIPIEIESNIHNEQYLKTKRDKMGHQIMKG; this is encoded by the coding sequence ATGGAAATTAAACTCGATGCAATAGAAGATGCTATTGCGGACATAAAAGCCGGTAAAGTAATCATTGTAGTAGATGATGAGGATAGAGAAAACGAAGGTGATTTTTTGACCGCGGCCGAAAATGCTACCCCTGAAGTGATTAATTTTATGGCTACCTATGGTAGAGGACTGATTTGTGCTCCACTAACTGAACAGCGCTGTGATGAGCTTGGTTTAGAGCCTATGGTGGGTAAAAATACAGCCGCCTATGAGACTAATTTTACGGTCTCTGTGGATTTGCAAGGTTATGGTTGTACAACTGGTATCTCTGCATCAGATAGATCAAAAACGATTCAGGCATTAATTGATCCAAAAATTGATCCTGCTGAACTGGGTAGGCCAGGGCATATATTCCCTCTTAGATCTAAGGATGGGGGAGTATTGAGACGCTCAGGACATACGGAGGCAACGGTAGATTTGGCTCGCCTGGCTGGTATGCAGCCTGCAGGTGTTCTGGTTGAAATTTTAAAAGAAGATGGTGAAATGGCAAGACTGCCGGACCTGATTAAAATTGCTGAAAGGCACCAGCTGAGGATTATCTCCATAAAAGATCTTATCGCTTACAGGCTAAGCAAAGAATCTCTGATTAAAGAAGAGGTAACTGTTAGCTTGCCTACACAATGGGGCGATTTTAATATGACTGCCTATACACAGATCGATAACAATGCCACTCACCTGGCTATCAGCAAAGGAAAGTGGTCTCCGGATGAACCGGTTTTGGCAAGAGTACACAGCTCATGCGTAACTGGCGATATCTTTGGTTCTTGCCGTTGTGATTGCGGTCCGCAACTACACAAGGCACTGGAAATGATCAATAGAGAAGGTAAAGGGGTAGTTGTTTATATGAACCAGGAAGGCCGGGGAATTGGTTTGATCAATAAACTAAGATCCTATAATCTTCAGGATGCAGGTTTCGATACGGTTGAAGCTAATATTAAATTAGGCTTTAAAGGAGATGAAAGGGATTATGGTGTAGGTGCTCAGATTCTGAGAGCGCAAGGCGTAACCAAAATGAGGCTGATGTCTAACAATCCTACCAAAAGGGCCGGATTGATTGGTTATGGCCTTGAAATCGTAGAAAACATTCCAATTGAAATTGAAAGTAATATTCACAACGAACAATATTTAAAAACAAAACGTGATAAAATGGGGCATCAAATCATGAAAGGATAA
- a CDS encoding DUF4099 domain-containing protein, which translates to MQPLILESELPVDDLVRVGLWKDGKPAISSENLQAMLAGRRTELITLENVQADGFLIRQLDVKLSLHRSDSGWISLQAHPIHHQIQKHPLLDEKEMQQLTGKSRSNIAKAVDGTGGKATTRIFEYDDQTKEFISYTPQEVQAPERVNGEMLTPKQKEAFQFGEPVQLTDGTTFQHSAADSKGILSDRIALVISVLMDGGISYLLLRGLRNLLNNNQQQKEEYTAGFKMALAAMEREQAEKDMPQVDLENMQAQRRGPSR; encoded by the coding sequence ATGCAACCTTTAATTTTAGAATCTGAATTGCCTGTAGATGATTTGGTCCGCGTTGGACTTTGGAAGGACGGCAAGCCCGCCATATCTTCAGAAAACCTTCAGGCTATGCTTGCGGGAAGACGCACTGAATTAATTACTTTAGAAAATGTGCAGGCTGATGGCTTTCTGATCAGGCAATTGGACGTGAAATTGTCATTACATAGGTCAGACTCTGGCTGGATCAGTTTGCAGGCTCATCCCATTCATCACCAGATTCAAAAACACCCTCTGTTAGATGAAAAGGAGATGCAGCAATTGACTGGAAAGTCCCGTTCCAATATTGCCAAGGCTGTAGATGGAACGGGCGGTAAGGCCACCACCCGGATATTTGAATACGATGATCAAACCAAAGAGTTTATTTCCTATACTCCTCAGGAAGTTCAGGCACCAGAGCGGGTGAACGGAGAGATGCTGACTCCAAAACAAAAGGAAGCCTTTCAGTTTGGAGAGCCTGTACAACTTACAGACGGTACGACCTTCCAGCATAGTGCTGCTGACAGCAAAGGCATTTTATCAGATCGGATTGCATTAGTGATATCAGTATTGATGGATGGAGGAATTTCGTATTTGTTGCTTCGCGGGCTACGGAACTTGTTGAATAATAACCAGCAGCAAAAAGAAGAGTATACTGCCGGATTTAAAATGGCGCTGGCAGCTATGGAGCGAGAACAGGCGGAAAAAGATATGCCACAGGTAGATTTGGAGAATATGCAGGCACAAAGACGAGGTCCTTCGCGATAG
- a CDS encoding DNA adenine methylase — MRKVRLKTPISYYGGKQKLAATIVSLIPRHILYCEPFIGGAAVFFAKRPSEIEVINDTNRELVNFYRVAREDFVSLEKEIRISLHSRDMHRKATVIYKNPDMFSELKRAWAVWVLSTQSFSAILDGNWGFDLSSNTTTKKIHHHKSGFTEDLAIRLQNCQIECADALYIIGSRDSENTFFYLDPPYYNSDCGHYDGYSLQDYESLLFLLSKIKGKFLLSSYPSPVLEKYTKNQNWQKMAIRQKVSVNAKSGNLKSKTEMLVANYPIAEQLKILEE, encoded by the coding sequence ATGAGAAAGGTTCGGCTAAAGACCCCGATCAGTTATTACGGCGGCAAGCAGAAGCTTGCCGCTACCATAGTGTCCTTAATTCCCCGGCATATTTTGTATTGTGAGCCTTTTATCGGGGGAGCGGCCGTATTTTTTGCTAAAAGGCCTTCTGAGATAGAAGTAATCAATGACACGAATAGGGAACTGGTGAATTTTTACCGGGTCGCCAGGGAGGATTTCGTCAGCTTGGAAAAAGAGATCCGGATCAGTCTGCATAGCCGGGACATGCACCGGAAAGCGACCGTGATTTATAAAAACCCGGATATGTTTTCTGAATTGAAACGTGCTTGGGCAGTCTGGGTCTTAAGTACACAAAGCTTTAGTGCAATTCTGGATGGAAACTGGGGGTTTGACCTCTCCAGTAACACCACTACCAAGAAAATTCACCATCATAAGTCCGGATTTACCGAGGACCTGGCGATACGTTTACAAAACTGTCAAATCGAATGCGCTGACGCTTTATATATAATAGGCAGCAGAGATTCTGAAAATACGTTCTTTTACCTGGATCCACCTTATTATAATTCAGATTGCGGCCATTATGATGGGTACAGTTTGCAAGATTACGAGAGTCTCTTATTCTTACTGAGTAAGATCAAGGGTAAGTTCCTTCTTTCTTCTTACCCTTCTCCGGTACTCGAAAAGTACACCAAAAACCAGAACTGGCAGAAAATGGCGATCAGACAGAAGGTATCGGTTAATGCAAAGTCCGGTAACTTAAAATCCAAAACCGAAATGTTGGTTGCCAATTATCCTATTGCCGAACAATTAAAGATTCTGGAAGAATAA
- a CDS encoding LptF/LptG family permease, producing MKKIHLLLVKAFIKPFFVTFFIVMFILLMLFLFKYVDDLIGKGFEWYVILELMYYASAANVSMALPLSILLSSIMTFGTLGENYELVAIKSAGISLQKAMMPLLVLIVFLAISSFIFSDYMLPKANLKFGSLLWDIRNKKLSFLIKEGVFNNSIPGYSIRVDKKSDNGALHNVMIYDHTGNNGIAKIIIAKDGMMSKDEDHLLLKLHDGIRYEESSGKNAAYNPRQELTRMRFKETDQKFDISSFKMNRTDEEGFRGNTQMLDLKGLTKKKDSLSRELDSVSKFAALNLSSYYKQNNYTKGYTKEMTKVKALEQPVLKVIPKNQKLAVLQSALDQANSVMQTTSGRMADHADRVRSIIKVEIEYQKKFTLAASCLLLFFIGAPLGAIIRKGGLGLPVVVAIVFFLLYHIIATVSEKSATQGSLTPFFGMWLAIIILSPLGAFLTYKATVDSALFDINYSKQLILKFFKRFSRKRQSESVGS from the coding sequence TTGAAAAAGATTCACTTACTACTGGTCAAAGCGTTTATTAAGCCTTTCTTCGTCACTTTTTTTATAGTGATGTTTATCCTATTGATGCTTTTTTTATTTAAGTATGTGGATGACCTGATCGGAAAAGGATTTGAATGGTATGTCATACTTGAATTAATGTACTATGCTTCGGCGGCAAATGTTTCTATGGCACTTCCGCTATCCATTTTGTTGTCTTCCATCATGACATTTGGTACTCTGGGAGAGAACTATGAACTTGTTGCCATCAAATCTGCAGGTATTTCTTTACAAAAGGCTATGATGCCGCTGCTGGTGCTGATTGTTTTTCTGGCCATCAGCTCCTTCATCTTTTCTGATTATATGCTGCCAAAGGCCAACCTCAAGTTTGGATCGTTACTGTGGGACATCAGAAATAAAAAACTATCTTTTCTAATAAAGGAAGGTGTATTTAACAACAGTATTCCGGGATACTCAATTAGGGTTGATAAAAAGAGTGACAATGGCGCTTTACACAATGTGATGATTTATGATCATACCGGGAACAATGGGATTGCGAAAATTATCATTGCCAAAGACGGGATGATGTCGAAAGATGAGGATCACTTGCTGCTGAAACTTCATGATGGTATTAGATATGAGGAGTCGAGTGGAAAAAATGCTGCTTATAATCCACGTCAGGAACTAACCCGAATGCGTTTTAAAGAAACCGATCAAAAATTTGACATTTCCAGCTTTAAAATGAACCGCACAGATGAAGAGGGATTTAGAGGGAATACCCAAATGCTCGACTTAAAGGGGCTGACAAAGAAGAAAGACTCTCTGTCGCGAGAATTGGATAGTGTAAGTAAATTTGCGGCCTTAAACCTGAGTAGTTACTACAAACAGAATAACTATACTAAGGGTTATACAAAAGAAATGACTAAAGTTAAAGCACTGGAGCAACCGGTTTTAAAGGTTATACCAAAAAATCAGAAACTTGCCGTTTTGCAGAGCGCTTTAGATCAGGCAAATTCTGTCATGCAGACCACCTCGGGCAGAATGGCCGATCACGCCGATCGTGTAAGGAGCATCATCAAAGTTGAAATTGAGTACCAAAAGAAATTTACACTTGCGGCATCTTGTTTGTTATTGTTTTTTATTGGCGCGCCATTAGGCGCTATTATCAGAAAAGGTGGGCTTGGCTTACCTGTCGTGGTGGCCATTGTGTTCTTTCTGCTTTATCATATTATTGCTACAGTTTCCGAAAAATCGGCTACTCAAGGCTCCCTTACTCCTTTCTTTGGAATGTGGCTGGCGATAATTATTTTATCCCCCCTGGGGGCATTTTTAACTTACAAGGCGACAGTGGATTCTGCCTTGTTCGATATCAACTATTCAAAACAACTTATCCTTAAATTTTTCAAAAGGTTTAGCCGAAAACGCCAATCGGAAAGTGTTGGCAGTTAG
- a CDS encoding START-like domain-containing protein encodes MSEKKKFTLEYELRSSPRILFSFISEPNGLSQWFADDVIFRDQVYTFTWDDEIQKAKLLSIKENKLVKFKWVDDEPHCYFEMEIVQDELTNDVALSITDFATEDTLAERTLIWDNQINYLHSVLGA; translated from the coding sequence ATGTCAGAAAAGAAAAAATTTACCCTGGAATATGAATTGAGATCGTCTCCACGTATTTTATTTAGCTTCATTAGCGAGCCAAATGGCTTATCTCAATGGTTTGCTGATGATGTAATTTTTCGTGACCAGGTATATACCTTCACCTGGGATGATGAAATACAAAAGGCCAAACTTTTAAGTATAAAAGAAAATAAGCTGGTTAAATTTAAGTGGGTGGATGACGAACCGCATTGTTATTTTGAAATGGAAATTGTTCAGGATGAATTGACCAATGATGTGGCGCTTTCTATAACGGATTTTGCCACTGAAGACACGCTGGCCGAGCGTACATTGATCTGGGACAACCAGATTAACTATCTGCATAGTGTATTAGGTGCTTAA
- a CDS encoding recombinase family protein, whose protein sequence is MSDIQFFDAFAKGTKKVKAVSGKDCVIYTRVSSKDQTENLSLATQLKACTHYAEKLGYNIMATFGGTYESAETDERKQFVEMITFVKKYKGRIAHILVYSLERFSRNDNSIWLTNQLRKLGTEIVSVTQPIDTSNASGQMQQKLLFLFGEFDNQLRKQKCSAGIKECLLRGEWPTKPPLGYERVNGNRRKITINGKGKLIRQAFEWKAFENVTNEVIRERLAERGLKMNHQRVSETFRNPFYCGLMAHKMLEGKVVEGNYEPIVSKNIFLKVNGLLDQYARGYTINEENAEIPLKRFAFCASCGQPLRGYNTRKKNIYYYKCNTKACCNNKNANQLNGMFANILDYFKIDIAKDALSLLRQQMIASFNQMSIGKRDAKEELMRQFQELSGKVNRLEERYIEEQIGAELYQRYRAKYLEERAEIEANLMKLSGQVSNLEKVVDVALKFCVELPKKWLFADYHTKQQLQQLVFPSGITYDKKNNNCRTSRINSVFLYLAYFQQVVGKKKSGIPDLGLDYSAFASLVAGSRIELPTSGL, encoded by the coding sequence ATGTCTGATATCCAGTTTTTTGATGCTTTTGCAAAGGGAACAAAGAAGGTTAAGGCCGTATCCGGTAAGGATTGTGTGATATACACCCGTGTGAGCAGTAAAGACCAAACTGAAAATCTCAGTCTCGCCACACAGTTAAAAGCCTGTACCCACTATGCTGAAAAGCTAGGCTATAACATTATGGCTACGTTTGGTGGGACTTATGAGAGTGCTGAAACAGATGAGAGGAAACAATTTGTTGAAATGATCACCTTTGTTAAAAAGTACAAGGGTAGAATAGCACATATCTTGGTTTACAGTTTAGAAAGGTTTTCCAGGAATGATAATTCAATATGGTTGACTAACCAGTTAAGGAAATTGGGTACGGAAATCGTTTCTGTAACGCAGCCGATTGATACATCTAACGCCTCAGGTCAGATGCAACAAAAGCTTTTATTTCTCTTTGGTGAATTTGACAACCAATTACGTAAACAAAAATGTTCGGCAGGAATAAAAGAATGTTTATTAAGAGGGGAGTGGCCGACAAAGCCCCCTTTAGGGTATGAGAGGGTTAATGGCAACAGAAGGAAAATAACCATTAATGGTAAAGGTAAGTTGATCAGGCAAGCATTTGAGTGGAAAGCCTTTGAAAACGTAACTAACGAAGTAATTAGAGAGCGATTAGCAGAAAGAGGATTAAAGATGAATCATCAGCGGGTCTCTGAAACTTTCAGAAACCCTTTCTACTGTGGTTTGATGGCGCATAAAATGCTTGAAGGTAAAGTTGTTGAGGGTAATTATGAACCTATAGTATCTAAGAACATATTTTTAAAAGTTAATGGATTGCTGGATCAATATGCTCGAGGTTATACCATTAATGAGGAAAATGCAGAAATACCTCTAAAGCGTTTTGCATTTTGTGCCAGTTGCGGTCAGCCACTACGGGGATATAATACTCGTAAGAAAAACATCTACTATTATAAATGTAACACCAAGGCATGTTGTAATAATAAAAATGCTAACCAATTGAACGGCATGTTCGCAAATATTTTAGATTATTTTAAAATTGATATTGCAAAAGATGCGCTGTCACTCTTGCGCCAACAAATGATCGCCAGTTTCAATCAAATGAGCATAGGGAAGCGGGATGCTAAAGAAGAATTGATGCGCCAGTTTCAAGAGCTATCTGGCAAAGTTAATAGGTTGGAAGAGCGCTATATAGAAGAGCAAATTGGGGCTGAATTATACCAGAGATATAGAGCTAAATACCTTGAAGAACGGGCTGAAATTGAGGCTAATTTGATGAAGCTCTCAGGACAAGTGTCGAACCTTGAAAAAGTAGTTGATGTAGCGCTCAAATTCTGCGTTGAATTGCCAAAAAAGTGGCTTTTTGCAGACTATCATACCAAGCAACAATTGCAACAATTGGTGTTTCCTTCAGGTATTACTTATGACAAGAAAAACAACAATTGTCGAACCAGCAGAATAAATTCGGTGTTTTTGTATTTAGCTTATTTTCAGCAAGTTGTTGGTAAAAAGAAAAGCGGAATACCAGATTTAGGACTGGATTATTCCGCTTTTGCGTCTCTAGTAGCGGGGAGCAGGATCGAACTGCCGACCTCAGGGTTATGA
- a CDS encoding ArdC family protein, which translates to MSTKPEAPKALHVQVAEKLIERLKSGTAPWQRPWNSAGIPAFQLPYNVISGNRYKGINTFSLLLAGYDDPRWMTYNQAASKDWQVRKGEHGTTIQYVRFYDERTKRDESGKPILGTDGKPEKELVKLEKPIVNNAKVFNARQVDGIRELKITPPAELGWDPLERAEQLINSTGADIFHRAGNQAYYSLLADQITMPLKAQFDSPGKYYATVLHEAGHWSGHPSRLDRGLINKFGSEGYAREELRAEIASLLIGQELQIGHDPGQHVAYVKDWVKILTDTPFEIHAAAADAEKIFNFLLDFERKLDLTQGQQPQNEQIQRIPSSKSLLVMDEIGYNGTVYRIASHLKQGRFKVEDLGSGAQFILSKSDGLYASLLQAKAIQVSKPVLDVTSAIAKQYDQEPETSAAYGLKR; encoded by the coding sequence ATGAGCACTAAACCAGAAGCACCTAAAGCCCTGCACGTTCAGGTTGCCGAAAAGCTCATTGAGCGACTGAAATCGGGTACAGCGCCTTGGCAAAGGCCCTGGAATTCGGCAGGGATCCCAGCTTTTCAGCTTCCATATAATGTTATTTCCGGAAACAGATATAAAGGCATCAATACTTTTTCTTTGCTACTGGCTGGATATGATGATCCCCGGTGGATGACCTACAACCAGGCGGCATCCAAAGACTGGCAGGTCAGAAAGGGAGAACATGGTACCACAATCCAGTATGTCCGCTTTTATGATGAACGGACAAAGCGTGATGAAAGTGGAAAACCCATCTTAGGTACCGACGGAAAACCGGAAAAAGAGCTGGTAAAACTGGAAAAGCCCATTGTCAACAATGCGAAAGTGTTTAATGCCCGCCAGGTGGATGGCATCCGGGAGCTAAAAATTACACCCCCGGCAGAGTTGGGGTGGGATCCCTTAGAGCGCGCGGAACAGTTAATCAACAGCACAGGTGCCGACATCTTCCACCGAGCAGGCAATCAAGCCTATTATAGCCTGCTTGCTGATCAGATCACTATGCCGCTTAAAGCGCAGTTTGACAGTCCTGGTAAATACTATGCTACGGTTTTGCATGAGGCAGGTCATTGGAGTGGACATCCCTCCAGACTTGACCGGGGTTTGATCAACAAATTCGGCTCTGAAGGGTATGCCCGTGAAGAATTGCGTGCTGAAATCGCCTCCTTGCTGATAGGCCAGGAACTACAGATTGGTCACGATCCTGGTCAGCATGTAGCGTATGTTAAAGACTGGGTAAAAATCCTGACAGATACGCCTTTTGAAATCCATGCAGCTGCGGCTGATGCAGAAAAGATTTTTAATTTTCTGCTGGATTTTGAGCGGAAGCTGGATTTGACACAAGGTCAGCAGCCACAGAATGAACAGATACAGCGCATCCCTTCGTCTAAAAGTTTACTGGTCATGGATGAGATCGGCTATAATGGAACTGTATACCGTATTGCCAGTCACCTGAAACAGGGACGCTTCAAAGTGGAGGATCTCGGAAGTGGGGCACAGTTTATCCTTTCTAAATCTGATGGCCTGTATGCTTCGCTGTTACAGGCTAAAGCTATTCAAGTAAGCAAACCGGTGTTGGATGTTACCAGTGCTATAGCTAAACAATATGACCAGGAGCCGGAAACTTCCGCCGCTTACGGTCTCAAACGTTAA